The following are from one region of the Tachysurus fulvidraco isolate hzauxx_2018 chromosome 15, HZAU_PFXX_2.0, whole genome shotgun sequence genome:
- the LOC125138883 gene encoding uncharacterized protein LOC125138883 isoform X1 — protein MRIQVIFGVLLIYTHVVMGSLFQDHVVCRYNQIKPCYVAVGQRLQMPLEDGFDLKTTTSLIIRYRKTQSSPPTPRLPRWQFVNDNKTMILTSAERNDSGTYTLNTFDVDGRSKGSYTLQVNIEAQVSSVKLSYSCLFPEVRRVFCSADGDNLHYSWTSAFNTRLEDNNKTIVLDIIHNNNNVTCHVENHVSHEHNSINLPTCIDFMIVFVLVWLFEVIILLSVLVGSLYIYPRIYRKQRTPERPGSSVTLNKD, from the exons ATGAGAATACAGGTCATTTTTGGTGTCCTGTTGATTTACACCCATGTTGTCATGG gttcactgtttcaggatcatgttgtctgtagatataatcagattaaaccgtgttatgtagctgtgggacaacgaCTGCAAATGCCGCTGGAGGATGGGTTTGACCTAAAGACCACTACTAGTTTAATTATAAGATATAGAAAAACCCAAAGTTCCCCACCAACACCACGTCtcccaagatggcagtttgttaatgataataaaactatgatactaaccagtgcagagaggaacgactctggaacatacactttaaacacctttgatgtagacgggagaagtaaaggcagttatactctccaggtgaacattgaag ctcaggtgtcctcagtgaaaTTGTCCTACAGCTGCTTGTTTCCGGAGGTCAGGAGAGTGTtctgttctgctgatggagacaaccttcactACAGCTGGACTTCTGCGTTTAACACTCGTTTGGAGGACAACAACAAAACTATTGTACTggatataatacataataataataatgtcacctGTCATGTTGAAAATCACGTCAGTCATGAGCACAATTCCATTAACCTCCCGACATGTATTG atttcaTGATCGTGTTTGTGCTCGTGTGGCTCTTTGAGGTCATCATCCTGCTGTCTGTGTTAGTGGGCTCACTGTACATTTACCCCAGAATCTACAGGAAACAGAGGACACCAGAGA GACCAGGAAGCTCTGTAACCCTGAACAAGGATTAG
- the LOC125138883 gene encoding uncharacterized protein LOC125138883 isoform X2, with translation MSQFKNPVHQFLYVLTQIPSSRCRQKQERHHGPWQRDRAPKKPQYQEDGFRNTSRKILFAAQVSSVKLSYSCLFPEVRRVFCSADGDNLHYSWTSAFNTRLEDNNKTIVLDIIHNNNNVTCHVENHVSHEHNSINLPTCIDFMIVFVLVWLFEVIILLSVLVGSLYIYPRIYRKQRTPERPGSSVTLNKD, from the exons atgagccagttcaaaaatccagttcaccagttcttatACGTCCTGACGCAAATTCCAtcatcccgctgccggcag AAACAGGAGCGccatcatggcccatggcagaGGGACAGAGCCCCCAAAAAACCACAATATCAGGAGGATGGTTTCCGGAATACCTCCCGGAAAATACTTTTTGCAG ctcaggtgtcctcagtgaaaTTGTCCTACAGCTGCTTGTTTCCGGAGGTCAGGAGAGTGTtctgttctgctgatggagacaaccttcactACAGCTGGACTTCTGCGTTTAACACTCGTTTGGAGGACAACAACAAAACTATTGTACTggatataatacataataataataatgtcacctGTCATGTTGAAAATCACGTCAGTCATGAGCACAATTCCATTAACCTCCCGACATGTATTG atttcaTGATCGTGTTTGTGCTCGTGTGGCTCTTTGAGGTCATCATCCTGCTGTCTGTGTTAGTGGGCTCACTGTACATTTACCCCAGAATCTACAGGAAACAGAGGACACCAGAGA GACCAGGAAGCTCTGTAACCCTGAACAAGGATTAG